The Klebsiella sp. RIT-PI-d genomic sequence CGAAGAAGCTGAAACTGTCACTGGTGTTATCAACGGCAAAGTCAAAGGCGGCTTCACTGTTGAGCTGAACGGTATTCGCGCGTTCCTGCCAGGTTCACTGGTAGACGTTCGTCCGGTTCGCGACACTCTGCACCTGGAAGGCAAAGAGCTTGAATTTAAAGTGATCAAGCTGGACCAGAAACGTAACAACGTGGTGGTATCACGTCGTGCCGTTATCGAATCCGAAAACAGCGCAGAGCGCGATCAGCTGCTGGAAAACCTGCAGGAAGGCATGGAAGTTAAAGGTATCGTTAAGAACCTCACTGACTACGGTGCATTCGTTGATCTGGGTGGCGTTGACGGCCTGCTGCACATCACCGATATGGCATGGAAACGCGTTAAGCATCCGAGCGAAATCGTAAACGTTGGTGATGAAATCAACGTTAAAGTCCTGAAGTTTGACCGTGAGCGTACTCGTGTATCTCTGGGTCTGAAACAGCTGGGCGAAGATCCGTGGGTTGCTATCGCGAAGCGTTATCCGGAAGGTACCAAACTGACTGGTCGCGTAACCAATCTGACCGACTACGGCTGCTTCGTGGAAATCGAAGAAGGCGTTGAAGGCCTGGTTCACGTTTCCGAAATGGATTGGACCAACAAAAACATCCACCCGTCCAAAGTTGTTAACGTTGGTGACGTTGTGGAAGTTATGGTTCTGGATATCGACGAAGAACGTCGTCGTATCTCCCTGGGTCTGAAGCAGTGCAAATCTAACCCATGGCAGCTGTTTGCTGAAACCCACAACAAGGGCGATCGTGTTGAAGGTAAAATCAAGTCAATCACTGACTTCGGTATCTTCATCGGCCTGGACGGTGGCATCGACGGTCTGGTTCACCTGTCTGATATCTCCTGGAACGTTACAGGCGAAGAAGCTGTACGTGAATACAAGAAAGGCGACGAAATCGCTGCCGTTGTTCTGCAGGTTGACGCAGAGCGCGAACGTATCTCCCTGGGTGTTAAACAGCTGGCAGAAGATCCGTTCAACAACTACGTTGCTGTGAACAAGAAAGGCGCTATCGTAAACGGTAAAGTGACTGCAGTTGACGCTAAAGGCGCAACCGTAGAACTGGCTGACGGCGTTGAAGGTTACCTGCGTGCTTCTGAAGCATCACGTGACCGCGTTGAAGATGCAACTCTGGTTCTGAGCGTAGGCGACGACGTTGAAGCTAAATTCACCGGCGTTGATCGCAAAAACCGTGTTGTTAGCCTGTCTGTCCGTGCGAAAGACGAAGCTGACGAGAAAGATGCAATCGCTACTGTTAACAACAAACAGGAAGAAAGCAACTTCTCCAACGCAATGGCTGAAGCATTCAAAGCAGCTAAAGGCGAGTAATTCTCTCAATCCTTGAAGAAGGATGAGGAGTAACTTGACAGATTACAGTTTTCGTTCTGTAATCAAGCACAAAGGGCGGCCTCGGCCGCCCTTGTTCAAGCTGTTAGCGAATATAGCCATTAAGGAAACCGGAGGAATTATGACCAAGTCAGAGTTAATCGAAAGACTTGCAAGCCAGCAATCGCATATCCCGGCAAAAGCGGTTGAAGATGCCGTGAAAGAGATGCTGGAACATATGGCCTCTACTCTTGCCGTTGGTGAGCGCATTGAAATTCGCGGTTTCGGCAGCTTCTCTTTGCACTATCGCGCACCCCGCACCGGGCGTAACCCAAAAACAGGTGATAAAGTGGATCTGGAAGGGAAATATGTTCCGCACTTTAAACCGGGTAAAGAATTACGCGACCGCGCCAATATTTATGAAGGTGATTGAGTTATTACCGTCAAGCAGACGATAAAACTTGAGCACGAAAAAAGCACCTGAGGGTGCTTTTTTCACATCTGCCCCTCGTGAAGAACTGGAATCGTCCTCGCAGTATCGCTTGCCCACCCCAGCAACATTATCGAATTTTTACGCAGCCCGCCGCAAACCCGATCATTTCCAGCCGACAATGCCATAATCTCGCGCCACACTGCCTGTAACAGGGAGGTGTT encodes the following:
- the rpsA gene encoding 30S ribosomal protein S1 — its product is MTESFAQLFEESLKTIETRPGSIVRGVVVAIDKDVVLVDAGLKSESAIPAEQFKNAQGELEIQVGDEVDVALDAVEDGFGETLLSREKAKRHEAWITLEKAYEEAETVTGVINGKVKGGFTVELNGIRAFLPGSLVDVRPVRDTLHLEGKELEFKVIKLDQKRNNVVVSRRAVIESENSAERDQLLENLQEGMEVKGIVKNLTDYGAFVDLGGVDGLLHITDMAWKRVKHPSEIVNVGDEINVKVLKFDRERTRVSLGLKQLGEDPWVAIAKRYPEGTKLTGRVTNLTDYGCFVEIEEGVEGLVHVSEMDWTNKNIHPSKVVNVGDVVEVMVLDIDEERRRISLGLKQCKSNPWQLFAETHNKGDRVEGKIKSITDFGIFIGLDGGIDGLVHLSDISWNVTGEEAVREYKKGDEIAAVVLQVDAERERISLGVKQLAEDPFNNYVAVNKKGAIVNGKVTAVDAKGATVELADGVEGYLRASEASRDRVEDATLVLSVGDDVEAKFTGVDRKNRVVSLSVRAKDEADEKDAIATVNNKQEESNFSNAMAEAFKAAKGE
- the ihfB gene encoding integration host factor subunit beta — protein: MTKSELIERLASQQSHIPAKAVEDAVKEMLEHMASTLAVGERIEIRGFGSFSLHYRAPRTGRNPKTGDKVDLEGKYVPHFKPGKELRDRANIYEGD